Genomic DNA from Candidatus Poribacteria bacterium:
CGTTCCCAGAGTGGCAGCTGTGGTCGGATCTGTGCGGCATTCAAGATCGGCGTTTCGGTGTCCAGATTGACGAAACGGTACATGTTGACATCGTGGATTCGCAGCACCCAACTACACAGGGATTGAACCCGTGGGAGATGGTGGATGAGATTTATATCATGGCAGATCCGGGCGAGGACAGTGAACTGCTATTGACCACCGATCACCCCGATAGCATGAAAACGCTAGCATGGGCTAGACAGTACAAAAACGCGCGTGTGTTCTGTTGTCAGTCGGGGCACGACGATCAGGTCTTCTCTGACCCAAATTTCCGCATGGTGATCTCACAGGGAATTCAGTGGCTGGCGGGAAGGACTTAGGAGAGAAAGTTAATGCGCACATTTAGCATCCAAGGCTTACCTGATAAGAGACGGCAGAAAGTGCTCATCCATGATGGTCCCGAACCGGGGGCGCCAACCGGCAATGAAGTCAAGACGGAGACAATCTATTCTGGCATAACAAACGGCACAGAACGAAATCAACTGATTGGCGGAAACTACGCGCCCAAGGACGAACAGCTGCCCACCAGTGGAGGGGGTTACCAAAACGTGGGGCGGGTGATTGAGGTAGGTCCTGATGTTAAGGAGCTGCAGGTCGGGGATGTGCTGTATATGAGTGCCGCTCATTCGGAGTACATCGTGATGGCAGAGGATGAC
This window encodes:
- a CDS encoding ThuA domain-containing protein; the encoded protein is MSKIKTAVITGQHAFDVPGFHGLFRSIPEIDFYLQDLENFAADAGEVRDQYDALVFYNFHRVTPDEGRVREAIEGLGEDGTGILVLHHAILAFPEWQLWSDLCGIQDRRFGVQIDETVHVDIVDSQHPTTQGLNPWEMVDEIYIMADPGEDSELLLTTDHPDSMKTLAWARQYKNARVFCCQSGHDDQVFSDPNFRMVISQGIQWLAGRT